One genomic region from Balaenoptera acutorostrata chromosome 1, mBalAcu1.1, whole genome shotgun sequence encodes:
- the NTRK1 gene encoding high affinity nerve growth factor receptor isoform X2, whose product MLRGGRRGQLGGHRRATGPGSLLAWLMLASAGAAPCPDVCCPHGPSGLRCTRPGALDSLRHLPGAENLTELYIENQQHLWQLKLSDLRGLGELRNLTIVKSGLRFVAPDAFHFTPRLRRLDLSFNALESLSWKTVQGLSLQELVLSGNPLHCTCALLWLQRWEEEGLGGVREQKLQCPGQGPLALMSNTSCGVPTLKVQMPNASVDVGDDVLLQCQVEGQGLEQAGWILTELEESATVMQSGSLPSLGLTLANVTSDLNRKNVTCWAENDVGRAEISVQVNVSFPASVHLQPAVEQHHWCIPFSVDGQPTPSLRWLFNGSVLNETSFIFTEFLELAANETVRHGCLRLNQPTHVNNGNYTLLATNSLGQAAASVMAAFMDNPFEFNPEDPIPDTNSTSGDPVEKDETPFGVSMAVGLAVFACLFLSTTFLVLNKCGRRNKFGINRPTVLAPEDGLAMSLHFMTLGGSSLSPSEGKSSGLQGHIIENPQYFSDACVHHIKRRDIVLKWELGEGAFGKVYLAECHNLLPEQDKMLVAVKALKEVSESARQDFQREAELLTMLQHQHIVRFFGVCTEGRPLLMVFEYMRHGDLNRFLRSHGPDAKLLAGGEDVAPGPLGLGQLLAVASQVAAGMVYLAGLHFVHRDLATRNCLVGQGLVVKIGDFGMSRDIYSTDYYRVGGRTMLPIRWMPPESILYRKFTTESDVWSFGVVLWEIFTYGKQPWYQLSNTEAIECITQGRELERPRACPPEVYAIMRGCWQREPQQRHSIKDVHTRLQALAQAPPVYLDVLG is encoded by the exons ATGCTGCGAGGCGGACGGCGCGGGCAACTCGGCGGGCACCGCCGGGCTACGGGGCCGGGCAGCCTGCTGGCCTGGCTGATGCTGGCATCTGCGGGCGCTGCACCCTGCCCCGATGTCTGCTGCCCCCACGGCCCTTCGGGGCTGCGCTGCACCCGGCCTGGGGCCCTGGATAGCCTCCGCCACCTGCCAGGCGCCGAGAACCTGACGGAGCT cTACATCGAGAACCAGCAGCATCTGTGGCAGCTGAAGCTCAGTGACCTGAGGGGCCTGGGGGAGCTGAGAAACCT CACCATCGTGAAGAGTGGTCTCCGTTTCGTGGCGCCAGATGCCTTCCATTTCACTCCTCGTCTCCGTCGCCT GGATCTGTCCTTCAATGCTCTGGAGTCTCTCTCCTGGAAAACCGTCCAGGGCCTCTCCCTACAGGAACT AGTCCTGTCGGGGAACCCCCTGCACTGTACCTGtgccctgctctggctgcagcgctgggaggaggaggggctgggcggAGTGCGGGAACAGAAGCTGCAGTGTCCCGGGCAGGGGCCCCTTGCCCTCATGTCCAACACCAGCTGCG GTGTGCCCACGCTGAAGGTCCAGATGCCCAATGCCTCCGTGGACGTGGGGGACGACGTGTTGCTGCAGTGCCAGGTggaggggcagggcctggagcAGGCCGGCTGGATCCtcacggagctggaggagtcagccACGGTGATG caatctgggAGTCTGCCGTCCTTGGGACTGACCCTGGCCAATGTCACCAGTGACCTCAATAGGAAGAACGTGACGTGCTGGGCGGAGAATGACGTGGGCCGGGCTGAAATCTCCGTCCAGGTCAACGTCTCCT TCCCCGCCAGTGTGCACCTGCAGCCAGCGGTGGAGCAGCACCACTGGTGCATCCCCTTCTCCGTGGACGGGCAGCCCACGCCCTCTCTGCGCTGGCTCTTCAATGGCTCTGTGCTCAACGAGACCAGCTTCATCTTCACCGAGTTCCTGGAGCTCGCAGCCAACGAGACCGTGCGACACGGCTGCCTGCGCCTCAACCAGCCCACCCACGTCAACAATGGCAACTACACGCTGCTGGCTACCAACTCCTTGGGCCAGGCCGCCGCCTCCGTCATGGCCGCCTTCATGGACAACCCTTTCGAGTTCAACCCTGAGGACCCCATCCCCG ACACCAACAGCACATCCGGAGACCCAGTGGAGAAGGATGAAACACCTTTTGGG GTCTCCATGGCTGTGGGCCTGGCTGTTTTTGCCTGCCTCTTCCTTTCTACGACGTTTCTTGTGCTCAACAAATGTGGACGGAGGAACAAGTTTGGGATCAACC gccccaccGTGCTGGCTCCAGAGGATGGACTGGCCATGTCCCTGCATTTCATGACATTGGGTGGCAGCTCCTTGTCTCCCAGCGAGGGCAAAAGCTCTGGGCTCCAAGGCCACATCATTGAGAACCCACAGTACTTCAGTGATGCCT GTGTTCATCACATCAAGCGCCGAGATATCGTGCTCAAGTGGGAGCTGGGCGAGGGCGCCTTTGGGAAGGTCTACCTAGCTGAGTGCCACAACCTGCTGCCTGAGCAGGACAAGATGCTAGTGGCCGTCAAG GCGCTGAAGGAGGTGTCTGAGAGCGCCCGGCAGGACTTCCAGCGGGAGGCCGAGCTGCTCACCATGCTGCAGCACCAGCACATCGTGCGCTTCTTTGGCGTCTGCACCGAGGGCCGCCCGCTGCTCATGGTCTTTGAGTACATGCGGCATGGTGACCTCAACCGCTTCCTCCG GTCCCACGGGCCTGATGCCAAGCTGTTGGCTGGCGGGGAGGACGTGGCTCCAGGGCCTCTGGGCCTGGGGCAGCTGCTGGCCGTGGCTAGCCAGGTCGCCGCAGGGATGGTGTACCTGGCGGGTCTGCACTTCGTGCATCGGGACCTGGCCACGCGCAACTGTCTGGTGGGTCAGGGACTAGTGGTCAAGATCGGCGATTTCGGCATGAGCAGGGATATCTACAGCACCGACTATTACCGC GTGGGAGGCCGCACCATGCTGCCCATCCGCTGGATGCCGCCTGAGAGCATCCTCTACCGCAAGTTCACCACCGAGAGCGACGTGTGGAGCTTCGGCGTGGTGCTCTGGGAGATCTTCACCTACGGCAAGCAACCCTGGTACCAGCTCTCCAACACAGAG GCGATCGAGTGCATCACGCAGGGACGTGAGCTGGAGCGGCCGCGTGCCTGCCCACCGGAGGTCTATGCCATTATGCGGGGCTGCTGGCAGCGGGAGCCCCAACAACGCCACAGCATCAAGGATGTGCACACCCGGCTGCAAGCCCTTGCCCAGGCGCCTCCTGTCTACCTGGATGTCCTGGGCTAG
- the NTRK1 gene encoding high affinity nerve growth factor receptor isoform X1 yields the protein MLRGGRRGQLGGHRRATGPGSLLAWLMLASAGAAPCPDVCCPHGPSGLRCTRPGALDSLRHLPGAENLTELYIENQQHLWQLKLSDLRGLGELRNLTIVKSGLRFVAPDAFHFTPRLRRLDLSFNALESLSWKTVQGLSLQELVLSGNPLHCTCALLWLQRWEEEGLGGVREQKLQCPGQGPLALMSNTSCGVPTLKVQMPNASVDVGDDVLLQCQVEGQGLEQAGWILTELEESATVMQSGSLPSLGLTLANVTSDLNRKNVTCWAENDVGRAEISVQVNVSFPASVHLQPAVEQHHWCIPFSVDGQPTPSLRWLFNGSVLNETSFIFTEFLELAANETVRHGCLRLNQPTHVNNGNYTLLATNSLGQAAASVMAAFMDNPFEFNPEDPIPVSFSPVDTNSTSGDPVEKDETPFGVSMAVGLAVFACLFLSTTFLVLNKCGRRNKFGINRPTVLAPEDGLAMSLHFMTLGGSSLSPSEGKSSGLQGHIIENPQYFSDACVHHIKRRDIVLKWELGEGAFGKVYLAECHNLLPEQDKMLVAVKALKEVSESARQDFQREAELLTMLQHQHIVRFFGVCTEGRPLLMVFEYMRHGDLNRFLRSHGPDAKLLAGGEDVAPGPLGLGQLLAVASQVAAGMVYLAGLHFVHRDLATRNCLVGQGLVVKIGDFGMSRDIYSTDYYRVGGRTMLPIRWMPPESILYRKFTTESDVWSFGVVLWEIFTYGKQPWYQLSNTEAIECITQGRELERPRACPPEVYAIMRGCWQREPQQRHSIKDVHTRLQALAQAPPVYLDVLG from the exons ATGCTGCGAGGCGGACGGCGCGGGCAACTCGGCGGGCACCGCCGGGCTACGGGGCCGGGCAGCCTGCTGGCCTGGCTGATGCTGGCATCTGCGGGCGCTGCACCCTGCCCCGATGTCTGCTGCCCCCACGGCCCTTCGGGGCTGCGCTGCACCCGGCCTGGGGCCCTGGATAGCCTCCGCCACCTGCCAGGCGCCGAGAACCTGACGGAGCT cTACATCGAGAACCAGCAGCATCTGTGGCAGCTGAAGCTCAGTGACCTGAGGGGCCTGGGGGAGCTGAGAAACCT CACCATCGTGAAGAGTGGTCTCCGTTTCGTGGCGCCAGATGCCTTCCATTTCACTCCTCGTCTCCGTCGCCT GGATCTGTCCTTCAATGCTCTGGAGTCTCTCTCCTGGAAAACCGTCCAGGGCCTCTCCCTACAGGAACT AGTCCTGTCGGGGAACCCCCTGCACTGTACCTGtgccctgctctggctgcagcgctgggaggaggaggggctgggcggAGTGCGGGAACAGAAGCTGCAGTGTCCCGGGCAGGGGCCCCTTGCCCTCATGTCCAACACCAGCTGCG GTGTGCCCACGCTGAAGGTCCAGATGCCCAATGCCTCCGTGGACGTGGGGGACGACGTGTTGCTGCAGTGCCAGGTggaggggcagggcctggagcAGGCCGGCTGGATCCtcacggagctggaggagtcagccACGGTGATG caatctgggAGTCTGCCGTCCTTGGGACTGACCCTGGCCAATGTCACCAGTGACCTCAATAGGAAGAACGTGACGTGCTGGGCGGAGAATGACGTGGGCCGGGCTGAAATCTCCGTCCAGGTCAACGTCTCCT TCCCCGCCAGTGTGCACCTGCAGCCAGCGGTGGAGCAGCACCACTGGTGCATCCCCTTCTCCGTGGACGGGCAGCCCACGCCCTCTCTGCGCTGGCTCTTCAATGGCTCTGTGCTCAACGAGACCAGCTTCATCTTCACCGAGTTCCTGGAGCTCGCAGCCAACGAGACCGTGCGACACGGCTGCCTGCGCCTCAACCAGCCCACCCACGTCAACAATGGCAACTACACGCTGCTGGCTACCAACTCCTTGGGCCAGGCCGCCGCCTCCGTCATGGCCGCCTTCATGGACAACCCTTTCGAGTTCAACCCTGAGGACCCCATCCCCG tcTCCTTCTCGCCAGTGG ACACCAACAGCACATCCGGAGACCCAGTGGAGAAGGATGAAACACCTTTTGGG GTCTCCATGGCTGTGGGCCTGGCTGTTTTTGCCTGCCTCTTCCTTTCTACGACGTTTCTTGTGCTCAACAAATGTGGACGGAGGAACAAGTTTGGGATCAACC gccccaccGTGCTGGCTCCAGAGGATGGACTGGCCATGTCCCTGCATTTCATGACATTGGGTGGCAGCTCCTTGTCTCCCAGCGAGGGCAAAAGCTCTGGGCTCCAAGGCCACATCATTGAGAACCCACAGTACTTCAGTGATGCCT GTGTTCATCACATCAAGCGCCGAGATATCGTGCTCAAGTGGGAGCTGGGCGAGGGCGCCTTTGGGAAGGTCTACCTAGCTGAGTGCCACAACCTGCTGCCTGAGCAGGACAAGATGCTAGTGGCCGTCAAG GCGCTGAAGGAGGTGTCTGAGAGCGCCCGGCAGGACTTCCAGCGGGAGGCCGAGCTGCTCACCATGCTGCAGCACCAGCACATCGTGCGCTTCTTTGGCGTCTGCACCGAGGGCCGCCCGCTGCTCATGGTCTTTGAGTACATGCGGCATGGTGACCTCAACCGCTTCCTCCG GTCCCACGGGCCTGATGCCAAGCTGTTGGCTGGCGGGGAGGACGTGGCTCCAGGGCCTCTGGGCCTGGGGCAGCTGCTGGCCGTGGCTAGCCAGGTCGCCGCAGGGATGGTGTACCTGGCGGGTCTGCACTTCGTGCATCGGGACCTGGCCACGCGCAACTGTCTGGTGGGTCAGGGACTAGTGGTCAAGATCGGCGATTTCGGCATGAGCAGGGATATCTACAGCACCGACTATTACCGC GTGGGAGGCCGCACCATGCTGCCCATCCGCTGGATGCCGCCTGAGAGCATCCTCTACCGCAAGTTCACCACCGAGAGCGACGTGTGGAGCTTCGGCGTGGTGCTCTGGGAGATCTTCACCTACGGCAAGCAACCCTGGTACCAGCTCTCCAACACAGAG GCGATCGAGTGCATCACGCAGGGACGTGAGCTGGAGCGGCCGCGTGCCTGCCCACCGGAGGTCTATGCCATTATGCGGGGCTGCTGGCAGCGGGAGCCCCAACAACGCCACAGCATCAAGGATGTGCACACCCGGCTGCAAGCCCTTGCCCAGGCGCCTCCTGTCTACCTGGATGTCCTGGGCTAG